AAATAAAAACCCAAGATATCACATCTGATAAagcaattcatttgttcttgaaaataaaacaattttcggataaaacagaatgcactcctttaattaaaattctggaaaaattagtaaacgatcttaataaattttgaaaatttaacatattaTAAAAGAGATCTATAGAAataagtttcatgaagaacaccatgtcaaaatAATTTCTTACGAGTCACtacggtccatgcatcacagcctTAAAATTTCAAACATCACCATTGCACAGTTTTATTCACAAGTTTGGTATAAACCGTAAATCAActcaaaaaattctgaaattttgatatgttatagaaaaaacCTATAGGTAAAAGTTTCGTGCAGAACTCAAAGTCAGATTCATGATATATCAAAAGCTATAATCACCATAACTCTTCCTAACCCTCGGTAACGATTTCCAGATTTAacaatttcagagaaaaatcgtttcaccgaccaatacttgtccgtttgttctcaaattttagtatattacTCCTAAAGATGTCATCTACAAGTTTCATCAAGGACACAAAGTTAAATTTCGGCtagataattacataaaattcaCGGAGTTTCCAAAGGTCAAGCTGTTTTTCCCATGAAACAGTTTGCTAGCTTGAAGAACTACTCCTATACCTTCGAATTCCAGCATccagcatcacaactcaagcatTTCCAACATCCATTACACTTCACATacaaccacagcaagcaaagtgtagatcaatggactctcaCTTGCCTTAAGTTCACGaaatcacagcaagcaaaaaTAGCGACTTGGGGGCTTCGGGCGTGGCTCAATTGACGGCGGAGCTAGGCGGCGTCGACAGCGGTAGCAGGCGCACGCATGGCAGGgctggtcttcttcttcccctgaCCGAAGCACCCTCACAACTCTGTCTCggtttcactctctctctctctctctcgacctcactctctctctcggtggTTCTCCCTCGATCAATCtgcctccccctttcctttttttaatttcttaattgctGGTAATAATTAGTTTTGCATGAAGATCACCGGTGAGGCAATGGGGGCAGCGACACTTGCTTGATCTCTCTCGCCACTTGTCAACTTTCATGCAAGGAGGTGGCCTTAATGGGCCGGCCTTGGTCGGCCGAATGGTGGGGGAAATGTGGGCCGATTTTTGGGCAGTTTTGGGCCTTAAGAAATCAGCCCACACTTGCTCTTAATTTTCCACCTTAATCCCCACTCATAATTACTTAATTACAGATATTCACATGGCCATAAAATTTTGCAATAGTAATCGATGGTAATCTAACTTATAGGGTACATGGCcaataatagaaaatttctcATCAATTCATCTTAACACAATCTAGATCACTCATGAGCATATGATATATTTCCAATCAAAACAATAGTCCATTCAATGCTCGGCCTTATTTAATTGCAATCCATTGGTCTAATGGCTATAATATAGTCCGATggtgcttccatcacctattcatgggtCATGGTGTATCTAGGGTTcgttatgaaattttaggatgccacatagccgatgactggaatttcgtgctgattacagtggtgtgcttagtttatgtaattgagtgttaatctgtgcaaattgagtggtgattatgattttgagtatttatttcaaaatttggatatttgggtatttaattagaaaatctcGGGTGTCGAGTTTGacacaaaaaatgattttaaatactatatcaaatattgagattttaaaaggaaggatatgaatcttttttgttcgaattgaccgtgtacccacacacaattatttttaccgtgtgtttttaatatgaagaaaatagaccaagtcattattttaattaaggcatttgagtgcaaagcacaatgtcttTAGTCGGGATTGATTGATCGTGTGATGGCTAAGTGAACCTATCTCGAATGTGCCTCGGTAGGacgttgcccctatatgggatgccccttgGACAATGGAAGCCGGTCGCAGTAAATTCTGGACcaatgctccttcgagaatgctGTCCCCGATGTGCATCAGTGGATGTTGCCGTGCTCAAAGGAGTGAGATGAAGCCTGGCTACGCTAGAAGATCGATGTGCATTGGTATTTGTGCCTATGAGGGTAGTAATCATGTTGGAACGTgtatttgattgaaattgaagcgccggattatgggataaaattgtgtggcatggtatagAATGTCTCATAACAATTTGGCTTTATAATCGAGACTCCTGTGattgatggattgattgattgattgattgtattgattgaattgattgattgattaattgattgtatggattgaaatgattgattgattgattatgtgaattgtactaacatgcaggagggaactgaggtgaggtaagtcctttATTTTGTGTGTATAAACTGTCTTTAGGCGTACTTCCTTCCTGAGTCGGGGTTTAAGGGATGAACTTGCcgagatattgtctcaccttgtcgtgggctcaatcttttaggtccttagatggtggcCCCTTTAGTATGTTATGGTCAACCTTGGAGGGTTACTGAGCTGATAACTAACTTCTCTGTTCCCGGAGGCcattgggtctatgaactcgtaGTGACCACTATCTCGGTTCGATGAGGGCATACCTCAGAGGTTACTTCATCGATTTAGGGCATGATTTCCTCGCGGGCTCAATGGATACAGAGTTGGTCCCCTCTAGAGTTTTGAGATCCTCGTTGTGGTAGTCAACGCCGCTCTAGGTGAGGATGCAGCTAACCCTCTTGATGGTGCTGTGGATGACCTGGCGCCCTCGAAGCCTATGGAGTCCGAAGGATCGGTGAACGTGTTCAACAAGTGGGTCATACGATAGTTTCCTTTTCGAGGGCTGATCTTTTTGGTAGATAGACTAGTTTTGTATAAAAACCTAGTTTGTTTACAAAAGCGTgctttggttgtgaattttttatCTTGCTTTCTATCCCATGCTGTTTGCTATCAGGGCATTTGTTTATTTGCTtgtgcatgtgcaataaaatgaatgagtcagCAACGCTTCCTAAGACGTGGCAATTTcatcaaccaccgagggatgtgcgtgtACTTGAGTTTGGGCATGACAGTTAGGCCTCGACTAGTGGTCGGTGACTTGGTTGATTATCGGTGAGGGCTTGCTCACATTTGGGGCGAGGGGTCGTGGCCATCATCCAAATTGAGTGAGGGGTCCATTGACCCTCGCCCAAAGCGGCCAAGGATTGCCTCTGGCTGGGGTGGGGGCGGCGGTGGTGATGGCCTTTACAGCCCCAAATCcaattccctcttcttcttttatttcaaaatttaatttaattaatatttgtattaaaagtaaaatttgggggcaaaatgacatcatttggGACAAGGATGTTGAGTGGACATTCTAGCAAGTAATATAGAttggttttattaattaaataatgcaccGTCAGATTTTTGGCAAGTTTCTTTGAGGTTAGCATTTAAGtatactattttttaaaaaagtggcacttatgGTGTCTTTTGGTAATTTTGGCACTTATGTATCCATCTGtatcaagttttgacacttgagaTGTTTGCATCTTGTTATATTAATTCCGAAGTGACATTTCCTTGCAGAGAAAGTAATGAAAGTCTTCCAAATTGAATGTCCCGCAGCCAATTCTGATGGGAGGCCCCATCATGTGCAATTTGGTCATGCATGACGTCTATGCAGAACTCGACAAGTAGATAACCTTTTTGTTGATTGGCCTACAACTTGCGTGCTTGATGCAAGAGATCATGTACTCTTGACTGGAAGACATTCATATCCACTCATCTTTGTTGATCACTCCAAATCTAGACTTagctgttttttcttttcttttttcttttcttttttcttttgggtaaggtttaaaagtaaaatttgggggcaaaatgacatcgtttggGACAAGGATGTTGAGTGGACATTCtgctgtttttttcttttttgttttcttttgcaatACTAAAATTCATGGCAAACACGGAAACTGGTCATCAAATCAGAAAGTTTACAAACATCTTAAGCATAGCAGCAATCAAACTTGTCTTTCTCTCGTCACCCAATTCTTATTACCAAACCCCTCCTTATATATTTGTCCCAGTTTTGAAGTCTAAAAGCaaaatctcatctttcaaaTGTAAGCATCACAACCAAACCTTTCTTGGGCTTCACCAGCATCGTTCCTGAATCCGTTCCTGTTGCAGAAACTCTCATGAGAGGACAAATGGATAGTGAAAACGATCAgcttcacattttcttcttccctgtCATGGCTCCAGGCCACACAATCCCAATGATCGACATGGCCAAACTCTTTGCCATTAGAGGCTGCAAGTCCACCCTCATCACCACCCCCCATGACGAGCCCACCTTCTTGAAATCCATTGCAAAAACCAAGGATTCGGGCTTCGACATTAATGTCGTCACAGTGACATTGCCCTTGAAAGAGGTCGGCTTGCCAGAAGACTGTGACTCTCTGAACAAGGTCACTACAGTGGAAATGCGCAAGCAATTCAGGAGAGCTATCATGATGCTGGACCAACAGCTCGAGCTGCTAATAGAGAAACTTGCCCTGATTGTCTAATCTCAGACACGTTCCTCCCCTGGACAACCGAGATAGCGGCCAAGTACAAAATCCCTAGGCTCGCTTTCAATGGGACAAGTGCTTTTTCCGTTGCGGGCACAGAATGTGTGAGGCTCTATGAGCCTCACAAGAAGGTGTCATGCGATTCAGAGCCCTTCATCATCCCCAACTTCCCTGGAGAAATCACAATGTCCAGGATGCAGTTGCCAGATTTATTCAGGGAAGAGACTGACTTCACCAAGTTCTACAACGAGGTGAAGGAATCGGAGAAGAGGAGCTTTGGAGTCGTCATGAACAGCTTCTATGAGCTTGAGCCTGCTTATGCTGACCATTACAGGACATTCCTAGGGAGACGATCCTGGTTCGTCGGCCCGCTCTCATTGTGCAATAAGGAGACTGAGGACAAGGCACACAGGGGCAACCAAGCATCCATTGACCAGCACGAGTGCCTTGAGTGGCTTGACTCAAAGCAACCCAACTCAGTGATCTACATTTGCTTCGGAAGCATGGCAAATTTCAATGCTGCTCAGCTCCATGAGATCGCAGTCGGACTAGAAGCATCAGGTCAACAATTCATCTGGGTTGTGAAGAAGGACCCGAATGTGGAAGAAGGTAAAGAAGAGTGGTTGCCTGATGGGTTTGAATCAAGAATCCAAAATAATGGCCTCATCATCAGGGGCTGGGCTCCTCAGGTGCTGATTCTTGATCATGAGGCGATTGGGGGTTTCGTGACACATTGTGGGTGGAACTCGACCCTGGAGGCAGTCACGGCCGGTGTGCCAATGGTGACTTGGCCAGTCGCAGCAGAGCAATTCTTCAACGAGAAGTTCGTGACCCAGGTGCTCAAGATTGGGGTCAACATAGGGGTGAAGCAGTGGGTGAGGTTGTTCGGGGACAGCGTGAAGAGTGAGAGAGTGGAGGAGGCAGTGAAGAGAGTCCTGGTGCGTGAGGAAGCAGAGGAAATGAGAAGGAAGGTGAAAGCACTTGCAGAGATGGCAAAAGGGGCTGTGGAAGAAGGTGGGTCTTCTTGGTCGGATTTGGGAGCTTTGCTTCAAGAGCTCAGACTGCAGAGATCGGCTCACAACAAGATCTGATTGATGACCTGAAGCAATCAATCTTGAAAATTTGGTTCTGGAGAATAAAACTGAAGAAATAGAAATCTTCCAATCTCAGATTCTGTTGTGGTTTAACCTTAGAAAAAAATACTGGAATCGTTGTTTCTTTTCATGGAATTTATTCTAGGAGTTGTGATCATTCCATGTGGAGGATGTGAGTTCATTTCTTTTCAGGTAATAGGAAAAGTATACATGATCTTGAGTTCTTTTGTGCCGAAGAAATTAGAGTTAGTCTAGTAGTTGCAATTCAACAGTAAGATGCCCTGCGTACTTTCCCTTTCCTGAATTTTCTGTCCTCGAGACTCAAAAGGTGGAGAGATCTTTGCAACTTCATATTCCATAGATTGTATTTCAcattaaagacaaaaaaataaaggaaagacaAGCAAAAGTGAAAAGACAAGAAGAGGACGACAAACTCAACCTATGTCAGTCGTCACATGTTAATGACATATTTGGCTGTTGCACCATTGATCTTGTGATATGTATACAACTTGGCAATAATTCTAGACGAGAAGATAGAGAGGTACCAATTCTTTTGGTCCTCAAGGTTATTTTCCTCATACATTGTTGGGTTTGAAGGTTTTTAAACCCAAACCAAATCGACAACATCCATTTGTCATCGGCTAAAGTCCACAATTGTTGACATCAAACTTTGACATAGTGAGAAGTTTAAGGCATGTTATACTCATAGATTAGGTACCCTCAGTATTTTGGAGAAATTTCTGGTGCTTCCTCGCAGATTTGTACCTGAGGATATGTGATTCCAAAATTTCTTACTGCCCTTTTCGTGATAGAAGTTGGAATGAGTTAGCTTATCCCTTCGAGGACTTGTCTTCTCCTGTATTTTGTGGTGCGTACGTCAATATTTGGTCTTAGACATATATTTCCAAATTAGTACGTTAGGTAGCTTCTTAAAACTCCGCAATCTGCATAGACGAAGCAAAGCATAGACGTAACCGATTTCACATTATCTTTCTGCAAATAATGGCCCAAGGCCACATGATCCCCATGGTGCACATGGCCAAGACCTTCGTGACTCGAGGCGCATAAatcaccaccatcaccaccgcTGTCTGGGAGACCCTTTTTTCGAAACAAACCGAACGAATCAATCAATCGGGTTTGGAGTTTGACATCCAACTGAGCTAGGGTTGCCAGAAGGTTTGGACAATACAGATGCAGTCATATCGAGCCAAAATTAGGTGGAATTGGTGGGTAAATTCTGGAAGGCCTTGTGCTTGCTCCAAGAACCGATCTTGCAGGTTGCATATCCTAGAAGACTAGGGATCGAATTCTCTAGTAGCAGATGTATTTGTTCGGTGGGCTACCAATGTTGTTGCTCGGTTGAAAATTCCCATGCTAGTCTTTGGAGGGACAAGTTTCTTTGATATGTGCACTGGGGAAGTGATGGCAATATATCAACCACACGAGGGTGTTATCTCACATTCAAAAACCTTCGCAActcgggaaaattgtccaaaaagtcttaaaccttttgcacgtttgtcaattcagttataaacttttcaattttgttagttgaatttttatttttttggtctaaaatagtgcattcattcattcatcagAGCAAGGATAACATGAAAACAACATGTGGGTGTCCAAACACAAAATATTCCAAAGGGATTGTGGGGGATTGAATGTCCATGTTGGGGGAAGGTTTTGATTCGGTATGCTTTTGCAACCCAATATGTGGCTTGATTTGCTTCTCTAGAGCAATGGACTATGTGTACATGGGTCAGATGGGCAAGACCAAAATTCACCTAGTGATAGCGGGGTTGGGTTTACTAGAGTTAGGtgatgtggcatcccaaaattcaaggcAACCTCTAGATGTATTAAAGTCTATGATTAGGTAATAAAAATTTGCCTTTGGGTTATGCCTTAGCTATTAACTTACTTTTAAGACCGAGTGTTATGTATCTTGTGTTCATGAGTtattaaaattagtattataggataagTTGATAAGGAGAATTTGTTCTTGGCTAATGCACCTCATAGATTTGATCCCTATAGTTTAAATgttacaagttttatggccatatgaaattgagaatttgaaatttataaaagagGGAATTAAgatgaattattaaaaagtaaaattggaatttattaagattgaactttaggcccaagggtattggacctaaagtgggccaaattggcttggcccatgaagcccatgaaGGGGCTGCCATCGACCACAAGGGGGAGGAGCCGGCCCAtcttcaagcccatcatgcatgggatttgccaagtggcaaaaagagaGCTTCACCCATTGGCCACTTTGGGTGGCTcctaatgattgcaaatgatggaataaaaggaaatagacagagagagagagagagagagtgaccggttttgagagagggagagagagagctgtcgagagagtgagagaagccgagagagaagaggaagaggctGTGCAAAGGAGGAAGCCGCTCGTCCATCGCCCGCAGCTGCCCGTGCGTCCGCTGTTTGCCGCCGTCGTGCTTGCTGTAGCTTGGATTGGAGGCAAGTTAGATCCATTAATTTGCTCTTGCATGTGGTGTCTAGGATGTGCTAGTGAAAGGTGATGAATTTCGGATGCCTAGGGTGTGAAAAACCAAAGTTGTAAGGGTGTTGTTTTGAAATAGCAATCTGTTTTCGAGTAAACagcctgacccagaatgttgtagaggcttgcatgcggGGTTTGAGTCGGATTTTGGTTTTGAATTCTTCACTAAAGTTGTAGACAACATcttaaagtataacatactaaaatttgagacaaaatggctgagttttcaggggtgaaaccctccctctacgaaaatgctagatctgaaactgttttgttgacctcttggtgattttgtgtgttgcatgtaactttttactgagaatttcactttgaccccttcacgaaagttgtagagaacatcttgaagactaacatactcaaatttgaggtaaaaggAACAAGTGTAACCTAGTTaaacgatttttcctttgaagacgaTAGATCTGGAAATGTTGTACTGAACTCCAGCGACTTCGTGGACTATAAAGTGAATTTCCTTTGAGAATCTCACCtggatcccttaatgaaagttgtagtggacctcttgaggcaaaacatataaaaaattcagaggaaatgaaggaagataagtaggtgaaatcttgattttttggAGACGGCTAAACCTGGaatgttcggtactaggaacaggggctTTGACCGTCCAtagttaattatctaggacgaatatGGCCTTGATgtattcatgaaaaaatataccttagggtcttgaatatcacctggtaaaatttcataatttttggaggtcctTCAGGTatttaagttaaaatatttcaagaaccgCACAATCTGATGTGTCCGAATTTTGCAAGCTGTAATGTGTGGgctatatctttttgtgtgaagttcttttgggcatgtgttcttcatggagttgctgcctttatgtcttgactaaCACATGttcatatttcataatttttgaagatcatgtgggtatttaattaatatgttttctgaaattgtgcaagctggattttGGTAGATTTCAAAAgtcatgatgtatggattattctaagttgtatggactcCATGGATTATGTTGTCATAAGTGATTGGATCTTGCCACGCATGTGATGGTATTTGGAACTacatataagaatcaaaatgctgaaaatgatcttgttgccatcatatcatatgccatgttgaaattgagccataAATGTGTATGTGaactatgataaatgagaatgccgtcggaggtgtgagccaacgatgccccgggagtgtcgggatgcccagccaaggagtgtaaatgctggatgcccggagggtgtgtgccggatgtcctcgggagtttcgagatgcccgggatgtgggggtgccggaagctcGGAGGTGTGAGtcgggggatacctcgtgatgccagttggggtacgagatgccagAGTGTGTGTGCTGAatgcccagaggtgtgtgccggaggttcctcgcgatgcctgATTGGTGCAagcgataaatgtgggatgcaaatactggtcccgggaaagagaactGTGGCGGCCCAcattgaaagaataaaaattgggaaattgaaattgaatcatgcatggtatggtaacatgtatgcatgaatgtttgatgatgagtgcatggatgtatatgcacctatggcatgatggtatatgcatgaatgtttgatgatgagtgcatggatgtatatgcacctatggcatgatggtatatgcatgaatgcttgatgatgagtgcatggatgtatatgcatatatggtatgatgacatgtgcagggttgcaaggtaagtaatgcttgGATGTATGAATGATATGAACTATACTATGATGTCTTGATTGTtctgtgtgatgcattgagtagtttactggatcttttacctgatgagtggttgtactcaccctttcGGAGACCAAAATTTCAagttagaaagatgccgctccctaccATCACGCGgggcaccttctatggcctcccatctgATGTGGAGGTAGAGTGTATGAAGATCGACTGCGttaccatccctggtctgacgttTGTGCGAGTTTGAGTGCTggtcatgtatgatgtgggcttGGCTGGGGGCCCGGTCATTCAGGAGTTTCTATCGGTTCATGTTCGCCGAgatggagtgtttagggggatgttgccgccaccaccacccgacgcgccaggatgggtgtgatggccgcgtGAGGGTAGAGAgctgatgtttctttttgggagcaGCCGACACTgatagatggaggatgacacgtgatcgAATATAGGGGTCAAGATATCTTTTAGGTTGTAGCCAAGTggtagttaaaaatcttggcttttctttttggttgtaccgacccaaaaatccatcataaaaatatgtaaataaaagtggctcggctttatcttttcctatggtgcttagtggtgtgcattgtatcatgatagttggagggagagatgaggatatttcaattatgcttccgctaataagttgcgctgggaccatttaaaaaaaaatgcctatgaactgcaatgcttctactaagagatgtaactagcATTCATTAGGTATAGCAACAGgtacctgtggcgaccttaggtgtttTGGGGTGCCACAGccgccctttttggtatcaaagcaatggttatagattggagtgataaggagcctcactTGGAAactgaggaacatgatgacaatgcacaccataggatataaaacgGAATAATTGATTAactttgaataacgggtgatgagtattcactcgtagatccctagtagtctattttgagttgtctttaggtaccagtaacatgtatatgttacttatgtagtagtagtagttgctttgaatggagacaatgagtctcagattattcttgaggcaatgcttggaaatttgcaggaaagtcatggtgcgagctggaagtgctcatccatcgagggctgaagcctctgccgGAAGGGCTGAagcccgaatggaagacatcctacaagcattggccaatattggaaatctgatggaaagacaagcGCAGCAACAACCTGGAGAAGAACaccgtactcaaggactggtggaatagtttttgaagctgaagccacctaagttcagtggaatgggaagtcttgaggaggcggaacattggattgatggaatggaacaaattttcaggttgttggactgcaatgatgctgagaaaataactttggcagagtaccagctggagggaaatgcaaagttttggtggagagctttgAGGGACACAATCTTCccaccaggtactgatgttAACTGGGAAGAGTTTGTGAGAGTTTTCaacagaaaacatttttctgactgtgctaaggataagaaaattacaaaatttgttcaactagaacaaaaggagctgacagtagaccagtatgaggcaagattttctgaactgtcaagatatgctcctagactaattgaggatcaagaagagaaagctaagaggtttctgaaagggttgaggactgatatcaggaaacaactggtgccttcgaatataagagattataatgagatctaTGAAAGGGCATAGTTGGTGGAGCAGGAGCTGGTAAGGGATTATTCGGAGAATAAGAGACCATTGTCTTTTGGTGATGTGAGACGAGGTAAAAGACCCTATACAGGTCAAGGTTAGACTTGGGAGTCTAAGAAGAAGGGCAATTTGGGAACTTTGGAAAGGGCAAGGGTAGCCTGAATTTAGAAAGGGCACCTTATCGAAATGAAGAGTGTCGAAGGTGTGATGGCGACATGGCCGGGACCTTGCAATGGGCAACTGAGATGTTATGGTTGTGGATAGACAGGTCTTCTTAAGAGAAACtgcccacaagaaaggtcgTAAGTGAGTATTGGTTCGGTGTGACAGCCACAGCAAAGTGTTACTAGACCAAACTTACCAAGGAATCCTCAGAGGCCActagcacaaggaagggtgtatgtgatcacccaagaggaagtggaagcttccaaaaatgttatctcaggtacgatccttataaatgataaaaaggcatatgcattgtttgatacgggtgctaAGCATTCATTTGtatctgaaagatatagacagTTCAATAAGATAGAAACtacgcctcttgagacgcctctttgtgtttctacaCCTTTAAAAGATATGTTATTGTCTACactggtgtgtggaaattgtaagataacaataggaggaaaggatatggaaatagacttagtcGTAATGGCCatatatgattttgatgttatcataaGAATGGATTGGCTTCATAAGTATCTGGCCAAGATGGATTGTTATAGGAAAGTGATCCAATTTACcttacctgatcagtctagttgtgaatttttggaAGGTTAGACCCACCTACCCGTAGCACTTATTTCAACAATAGAAGCCTgtgcgttacttgacaaaggatgtcaagggtacctggcCATGGTTAGAGATTATACTAAGGAAGAGCCTAAGCTTGATGAAATTCGggtagttaatgaatttcaagatgcatttcctgaggaattgcctggaaTATCGCCAAaacgagaaattgagtttgaaattgaattaatgcctggaacaagacctatatcaaaagccccatataggatggccttagtcgagttgaaggaattgaaagtgcaactacaggagttgcttgacaaatgattcattaggccaagtgcttcaccttggggtgcaccggtcttgtttgtgaaaaagaaagatggatcgatgcgcttgtgcattgattataggcaattgaatcaagtaaccattaaaaataaatatcctttgcctagaattgatgatcttTTTGACCAACTctagggaagttcggtcttctctaagattgacttaaggtcgggataccatcagctaagaattaagaaagaagacatccctaagactgcgtttaggactcgttatggacactacgagttccttgttatgccgtTTGGATTGACCAATGCATcagctgcatttatggatctaatgaatagggtattcaagccttatttagaccagtttgtgattgtttttattgatgacatcctGATATATCCAAGAGgacctaaagagcatgaacaacacttgaggatagttttgcaaactctgagagagcataagttgtatgccaaatttagtaagtgtAAATTTTGactggaccagataatatttttagggcacaTGGTATCAGGAGGAGGAATTGCAGTGGACTCGGcaaaagttgagatggtaataaattggccgagaccaacaACACCTACTAAAATACAGAGTTTCTTAtgactggctggttatta
Above is a window of Eucalyptus grandis isolate ANBG69807.140 chromosome 9, ASM1654582v1, whole genome shotgun sequence DNA encoding:
- the LOC104418294 gene encoding LOW QUALITY PROTEIN: scopoletin glucosyltransferase (The sequence of the model RefSeq protein was modified relative to this genomic sequence to represent the inferred CDS: inserted 1 base in 1 codon) translates to MRGQMDSENDQLHIFFFPVMAPGHTIPMIDMAKLFAIRGCKSTLITTPHDEPTFLKSIAKTKDSGFDINVVTVTLPLKEVGLPEDCDSLNKVTTVEMRKQFRRAIMMLDQQLELLIEKLXPDCLISDTFLPWTTEIAAKYKIPRLAFNGTSAFSVAGTECVRLYEPHKKVSCDSEPFIIPNFPGEITMSRMQLPDLFREETDFTKFYNEVKESEKRSFGVVMNSFYELEPAYADHYRTFLGRRSWFVGPLSLCNKETEDKAHRGNQASIDQHECLEWLDSKQPNSVIYICFGSMANFNAAQLHEIAVGLEASGQQFIWVVKKDPNVEEGKEEWLPDGFESRIQNNGLIIRGWAPQVLILDHEAIGGFVTHCGWNSTLEAVTAGVPMVTWPVAAEQFFNEKFVTQVLKIGVNIGVKQWVRLFGDSVKSERVEEAVKRVLVREEAEEMRRKVKALAEMAKGAVEEGGSSWSDLGALLQELRLQRSAHNKI